Proteins from one Pseudoliparis swirei isolate HS2019 ecotype Mariana Trench chromosome 22, NWPU_hadal_v1, whole genome shotgun sequence genomic window:
- the ifnlr1 gene encoding interferon lambda receptor 1 isoform X2 gives MKMWSMKVIILLLFCYASLSTGNERPYFVSRNFYNVLHWDLMKPAFPGEKVLYSVQYWSDATEKFQIKEECQNITALSCDLTAETPSVHDVQYLAKVYCNGHSCGITERLKPIAHTVFGPPTVSTYPRVSSLDVNVTLPLGPKGVSIADIITSSKKGPSKAEIVFVLKITHPTWAAQVHESTTGQFVISLKNNQTEYCGYVVYNALTEWGRPPGEQAPFCVTLPGDPLTLLPWFLVGAVLLTAVVTTSVVCMCNYARGGKEKSIPKLLVTTFSTPTTVLQSPDRNLIISKAEVCIQSDQTVYATIRMKPNMPSVGSGGYSPQDILCQAWQDGTGSSFGTGERSMTPNPESTSAQSSEIYSVVAVHAHNEDIHQATNDNRETCYLPTSSSGEIWDKAGASPKLSSRGVQPLPHPDPCEGNPAKPLLLETERDTNGLLVLSPLVFQLQNSTDDTMPPLNPDRKPLLSDLTDSMTGRPSWKSIDGSEFSDSGCDEGTVTTPTQAYCNTHYSPSQPVAPYFQQGWKNPPSRDGVLEAGYKQNWLPAILLETSSEERCEYRKTDYPRTWTGPKMEEQGG, from the exons ATGAAGATGTGGTCCATGAAGGTGatcattctcctcctcttctgctatG CTTCTCTTTCGACTGGCAACGAAAGACCGTATTTTGTTTCAAGGAACTTTTACAACGTGCTCCACTGGGACCTCATGAAGCCGGCCTTCCCTGGGGAGAAGGTCCTCTATAGCGTACAGTACTGGAG tgATGCCACGGAGAAATTCCAGATAAAAGAGGAGTGCCAGAACATTACCGCTCTGTCCTGTGACCTGACTGCAGAAACCCCATCAGTTCATGATGTTCAGTACCTGGCTAAAGTGTACTGTAACGGTCACTCGTGCGGCATCACCGAAAGGTTGAAGCCCATTGCACACA CTGTTTTTGGTCCGCCCACCGTGTCTACGTACCCAAGAGTGTCGTCCTTGGACGTCAACGTAACCCTGCCTTTGGGCCCAAAGGGAGTCTCCATTGCCGACATCATCACCAGCAGCAAAAAAGGGCCTTCCAAAGCTGAAATCGTCTTCGTCTTAAAAATCACCCACCCAACGTGGGCTGCACAG GTTCATGAATCCACAACTGGCCAGTTCGTCATCAGCTTGAAGAACAACCAAACCGAGTACTGCGGCTACGTGGTGTACAACGCTTTAACGGAGTGGGGTCGCCCACCGGGTGAGCAGGCCCCCTTCTGTGTCACACTGCCAG GTGACCCTCTGACGCTTTTGCCATGGTTTCTTGTTGGCGCTGTTCTCCTGACGGCCGTAGTCACAACTTCAGTTGTGTGCATGTGCAACTATGCGAGGggtggaaaagaaaagagcatTCCAAAGCTATTG GTAACCACCTTCAGCACCCCAACCACAGTCCTGCAGTCTCCAGACAGGAATCTCATCATTTCCAAGGCGGAGGTCTGCATTCAAAGTGACCAAACAGTTTACGCAACGATCCGGATGAAGCCTAATATGCCCTCAGTTGGGTCTGGAGGTTATTCCCCCCAGGACATCCTCTGCCAAGCCTGGCAAGATGGCACTGGCTCCTCTTTTGGCACAGGGGAACGCAGCATGACCCCAAATCCAGAGAGCACAAGTGCCCAGTCCTCCGAAATCTACAGTGTTGTAGCCGTCCATGCACATAATGAAGACATTCATCAGGCTACCAATGACAACAGAGAAACCTGTTACCTACCAACGTCCTCAAGTGGAGAAATCTGGGATAAAGCTGGAGCGAGTCCAAAGCTGAGCTCGCGTGGAGTACAACCGTTACCTCATCCCGACCCTTGTGAGGGCAATCCAGCCAAGCCACTGCTTTTGGAAACAGAGCGGGATACCAATGGACTACTTGTGTTGTCTCCACTCGTGTTTCAGTTGCAGAACAGCACAGATGACACAATGCCGCCCCTTAACCCAGACAGAAAACCGCTTTTATCTGACCTCACGGACTCCATGACGGGGCGGCCATCCTGGAAGAGCATCGACGGCTCAGAGTTCTCAGACTCGGGGTGTGATGAGGGCACCGTCACCACACCAACGCAGGCCTACTGCAACACCCATTATTCCCCATCGCAGCCAGTTGCTCCTTACTTCCAGCAGGGATGGAAGAACCCACCATCTCGTGATGGTGTGCTAGAAGCAGGCTACAAACAAAACTGGTTGCCCGCGATCCTTCTTGAAACTTCATCCGAAGAGCGTTGTGAATACAGAAAGACAGATTATCCGCGGACTTGGACGGGTCCCAAAATGGAGGAGCAag GAGGCTGA
- the ifnlr1 gene encoding interferon lambda receptor 1 isoform X1, giving the protein MKMWSMKVIILLLFCYASLSTGNERPYFVSRNFYNVLHWDLMKPAFPGEKVLYSVQYWSDATEKFQIKEECQNITALSCDLTAETPSVHDVQYLAKVYCNGHSCGITERLKPIAHTVFGPPTVSTYPRVSSLDVNVTLPLGPKGVSIADIITSSKKGPSKAEIVFVLKITHPTWAAQVHESTTGQFVISLKNNQTEYCGYVVYNALTEWGRPPGEQAPFCVTLPGDPLTLLPWFLVGAVLLTAVVTTSVVCMCNYARGGKEKSIPKLLVTTFSTPTTVLQSPDRNLIISKAEVCIQSDQTVYATIRMKPNMPSVGSGGYSPQDILCQAWQDGTGSSFGTGERSMTPNPESTSAQSSEIYSVVAVHAHNEDIHQATNDNRETCYLPTSSSGEIWDKAGASPKLSSRGVQPLPHPDPCEGNPAKPLLLETERDTNGLLVLSPLVFQLQNSTDDTMPPLNPDRKPLLSDLTDSMTGRPSWKSIDGSEFSDSGCDEGTVTTPTQAYCNTHYSPSQPVAPYFQQGWKNPPSRDGVLEAGYKQNWLPAILLETSSEERCEYRKTDYPRTWTGPKMEEQGEEDEDETRHILLGSWVLPIQE; this is encoded by the exons ATGAAGATGTGGTCCATGAAGGTGatcattctcctcctcttctgctatG CTTCTCTTTCGACTGGCAACGAAAGACCGTATTTTGTTTCAAGGAACTTTTACAACGTGCTCCACTGGGACCTCATGAAGCCGGCCTTCCCTGGGGAGAAGGTCCTCTATAGCGTACAGTACTGGAG tgATGCCACGGAGAAATTCCAGATAAAAGAGGAGTGCCAGAACATTACCGCTCTGTCCTGTGACCTGACTGCAGAAACCCCATCAGTTCATGATGTTCAGTACCTGGCTAAAGTGTACTGTAACGGTCACTCGTGCGGCATCACCGAAAGGTTGAAGCCCATTGCACACA CTGTTTTTGGTCCGCCCACCGTGTCTACGTACCCAAGAGTGTCGTCCTTGGACGTCAACGTAACCCTGCCTTTGGGCCCAAAGGGAGTCTCCATTGCCGACATCATCACCAGCAGCAAAAAAGGGCCTTCCAAAGCTGAAATCGTCTTCGTCTTAAAAATCACCCACCCAACGTGGGCTGCACAG GTTCATGAATCCACAACTGGCCAGTTCGTCATCAGCTTGAAGAACAACCAAACCGAGTACTGCGGCTACGTGGTGTACAACGCTTTAACGGAGTGGGGTCGCCCACCGGGTGAGCAGGCCCCCTTCTGTGTCACACTGCCAG GTGACCCTCTGACGCTTTTGCCATGGTTTCTTGTTGGCGCTGTTCTCCTGACGGCCGTAGTCACAACTTCAGTTGTGTGCATGTGCAACTATGCGAGGggtggaaaagaaaagagcatTCCAAAGCTATTG GTAACCACCTTCAGCACCCCAACCACAGTCCTGCAGTCTCCAGACAGGAATCTCATCATTTCCAAGGCGGAGGTCTGCATTCAAAGTGACCAAACAGTTTACGCAACGATCCGGATGAAGCCTAATATGCCCTCAGTTGGGTCTGGAGGTTATTCCCCCCAGGACATCCTCTGCCAAGCCTGGCAAGATGGCACTGGCTCCTCTTTTGGCACAGGGGAACGCAGCATGACCCCAAATCCAGAGAGCACAAGTGCCCAGTCCTCCGAAATCTACAGTGTTGTAGCCGTCCATGCACATAATGAAGACATTCATCAGGCTACCAATGACAACAGAGAAACCTGTTACCTACCAACGTCCTCAAGTGGAGAAATCTGGGATAAAGCTGGAGCGAGTCCAAAGCTGAGCTCGCGTGGAGTACAACCGTTACCTCATCCCGACCCTTGTGAGGGCAATCCAGCCAAGCCACTGCTTTTGGAAACAGAGCGGGATACCAATGGACTACTTGTGTTGTCTCCACTCGTGTTTCAGTTGCAGAACAGCACAGATGACACAATGCCGCCCCTTAACCCAGACAGAAAACCGCTTTTATCTGACCTCACGGACTCCATGACGGGGCGGCCATCCTGGAAGAGCATCGACGGCTCAGAGTTCTCAGACTCGGGGTGTGATGAGGGCACCGTCACCACACCAACGCAGGCCTACTGCAACACCCATTATTCCCCATCGCAGCCAGTTGCTCCTTACTTCCAGCAGGGATGGAAGAACCCACCATCTCGTGATGGTGTGCTAGAAGCAGGCTACAAACAAAACTGGTTGCCCGCGATCCTTCTTGAAACTTCATCCGAAGAGCGTTGTGAATACAGAAAGACAGATTATCCGCGGACTTGGACGGGTCCCAAAATGGAGGAGCAaggtgaggaagatgaagacgagACGAGGCACATTCTTCTCGGAAGTTGGGTGTTACCAATTCAAGAGTAA